The Rhinatrema bivittatum chromosome 4, aRhiBiv1.1, whole genome shotgun sequence genome window below encodes:
- the GPR62 gene encoding G-protein coupled receptor 62, which produces MANTSRTEFNASQGHETLPSFVETSRLQDIVGIFFMVLLNVIALLTNMALVVVILKTPLLRKCVFVCHLCLVDLFSAMVLMPLGIVSSVSCFNMVIFSFMECQTVIFLNVCFISASILTISVISIERYYYIVHPMRYEVKMTITLVGTVMVFIWIKAILIASLSLMGWPQQHIDINSNQCTIYWSPGAYKNVFIIVFSIFCFLLPIIIIFIVYCSIYKVARIASVQHGPVPSWTASLRRRSDSVNSRMTIITTRNLPPRLSPERIFGGGKAALMLILIVGQFLLCWLPFFSFHLSSSTHSPIPALSQVETIVTWVAYSSFAINPFLHGFLNRQIREEFSKLGRHCLKRPTTQDFALSSHNGSIQENFLQFLQQTSYTLDSRSSYISSNPGSTPEQNIVGFRIPGQIPEDTS; this is translated from the coding sequence ATGGCAAACACAAGCAGAACAGAATTCAATGCTTCTCAGGGCCATGAGACTCTACCTTCCTTTGTAGAAACTTCCAGGCTCCAAGATATTGTTGGTATTTTCTTCATGGTCCTGCTTAATGTTATTGCGTTATTGACCAATATGGCCTTGGTGGTGGTCATCCTGAAGACCCCACTATTGAGAAAATGTGTCTTTGTATGTCATCTCTGCTTGGTGGACCTTTTTTCTGCTATGGTCCTTATGCCTCTGGGAATTGTTTCTAGCGTCTCTTGTTTCAATATGGTCATCtttagcttcatggaatgccagACCGTTATTTTCTTGAACGTTTGCTTCATCAGTGCTTCTATCCTTACTATCTCAGTGATCAGCATTGAAAGGTATTACTACATTGTCCACCCCATGAGATATGAAGTCAAAATGACAATTACCTTGGTAGGCACAGTAATGGTTTTCATCTGGATCAAGGCTATTTTGATTGCCTCTTTGTCTTTGATGGGATGGCCACAGCAACATATTGACATAAATTCTAACCAGTGCACTATATATTGGAGCCCAGGAGCCTATAAGAATGTCTTTATTATTGTCTTCAGTATCTTTTGCTTTTTGCTGCCCATTATAATCATTTTCATTGTCTACTGCAGTATCTACAAAGTTGCCCGGATTGCCTCTGTTCAACATGGACCTGTGCCATCTTGGACTGCTAGCTTAAGAAGGCGATCAGATTCTGTTAACAGTCGAATGACTATTATCACCACAAGAAATCTTCCACCCAGGCTGTCCCCAGAGCGGATCTTTGGAGGAGGAAAAGCAGCGCTGATGTTGATACTCATTGTTGGACAGTTCCTGTTATGTTGGCTTCCCTTTTTCTCCTTCCACCTGAGCTCTTCCACCCACTCTCCAATTCCGGCTCTCAGTCAGGTGGAAACAATTGTGACCTGGGTTGCCTACTCTTCCTTTGCTATTAACCCTTTTTTACACGGGTTTCTGAATCGACAAATAAGAGAAGAGTTCTCAAAATTGGGCCGTCACTGTCTAAAAAGACCCACGACTCAGGACTTTGCCCTTTCAAGCCACAATGGCTCCATTCAAGAAAACTTTCTTCAGTTCCTGCAGCAAACCAGCTACACCCTGGACAGCAGATCAAGCTACATCAGTTCCAATCCGGGGAGTACACCAGAACAGAACATAGTGGGATTCAGGATCCCAGGACAAATTCCAGAGGATACCAGTTGA